The following DNA comes from Winogradskyella sp. PG-2.
AACAATTTTCAAATAAAGATATTATATATTCTAATGCAGTCATTCAGCCTAATGATGTATTGAGTATAACGGTAGGAGCTTTGATACCAGAATCAGCAATTCCTTACAATAAAGTGAATAATAATAGTGGAGGAGCAAGTGTGGAGTTAATGCAATTACAAGGTTATTTAGTCTCGGAAAATTTAACGATTAACTTCCCTGTATTAGGTAGGCTATCAGTTGCTAATAAAACTACACAAGAGTTTGCTGACTATTTAAAAAAGAGTTTAGAGGAAGGTGGACATATAAAAAATCCAGATATAGACGTTCGTTTAATTAATGCTAAAGTTACAGTTTTGGGGCAGGTTAACCAACCAGGAACATTTAACTTTACCGAACAAAATATTACATTATTACAGGCAATAGGTTATGCAGGTGATTTAACAATTAATGGTAAGCGAGATGATATTATTTTAATGCGAGAAGAAAAAGGTGTTCGTCAAATAACACATATAGATTTAACTTCGGCAGATTGGTTAAACGGCCCATATAATTTCATAAAGCCTAATGATGTCATTGTGGTAAATCCTAACAATCCAAAAGTGAAAAGCGCAGGGTTTGTAGGTAATGTCGGAACTTTAATTTCTGTAGTTTCCATTCTGTTCTCGACCATCGTATTAATAACAAGGTAAATATGAGCGGTATTAAAGAATCAACAGCGATAAAAACCACAGATCAAGGGGAGTTCATTAAAAAGGAAATAAGAAAGTACTTAAGGTATTGGATTTGGTTTGTTTTTGGCCTAATATTATCTTACAGTGTCGCTTTTTTATATTTAAGGTATACACCAAAGGTATATAAATCTAGTGCTAAGATTAAAATTTTAAATAAAACAAAAGGTCTAGAGATGCCTTCTTCAGCATTTGTTTTTAATCGTTCTAATATTAACTTAGAAAATGAAATTGAAATTTTAAAATCTTACCGTATTATCGAACAAGTAGTTAAACGAATCGATTTAACACAGAGGTTTTATGAAGAAGGTAATGTGTTAACTACAGAGATTGATCGTTTACCTTTTCAGTTCCTAAGAAAAATTGATAATGATAGTGTAAGAGGAAGCTCTTCTTATAACATTAGCATTACACCTGATGCTTTTGAGATTACTGTGGGTAATAAAACAGATCTTTTAGTATTTACTGATTTTGATACAACAAAAACTACGCACAATCTCCCATTTGAATTAAGCTTAAATAATAAATCAAAAATTTCAGATTTACAAGGAAAAACTTATATAGTAAAGTTTGCATCTGCAAGTGCAGTGACTAAGAGTTTAAAGGGGGGTGTTACTATTAATATGGTGGGTAAAGGTAGTGATTTACTACAATTAAATTATAGTAGCCAAAGTATTGGTAAGAATGAAAGAATCTTAAACACGTTGATTGATGTTTTTAATGAAGACGGTATAAATGACAGACAAGAAATTTCTCGTAGAACCATTGACTTTATAGAAGAACGTTTTCTATTGTTAGCTGAAGAATTAGATTCAATTGAGATTGGAATTAAAGATTTTAAACAAAAGAATAATTTAATTACTGTTGAGTCTGATGCAGAATTAGGTTTGTCACAACGAACTCAATCTGAGGAAGAATTGTTCGATGTTGAAGGTCAATTAATGCTATCTGATTTATTAAAAGAAACTTTAAGTGCCCCAAATAATACCAAGTCAGATTTATTACCAGCAAATATTGGGCTTTCAAATACAAGTATTAATGGCTTAGTTAGTAACTATAATTCCCTTGTTTTTGAACGTGATAATTTAGCAACAAGTGCTGGTAATAATAATCCAAGCGTTATTATATTAAATGAAAGGCTATCAGATTTAAAATCTAATATTAATACATCTATAGCATCTTATAAAACCCAGCTTGAGGCATCTAAACAGCAATTGATTCGTAAAAATCGTAAGTTCTCATCTCAAGTTTATAGCTTGCCAGCTAAAGAAAAAACAATTCTCGAAATTAAAAGACAACAAGAAATTAAGCAAAGTTTATATCTTTTTTTACTTCAAAAAAGAGAAGAAGCGGCGATTAATTTAGCAATTACGGAGCCTTCTATTAAAGTTGTTGAATACGCTATCTCTGGTGGTAATCCAATTTCACCTAATTCTAGAAGTACATATTTATTGGCTCTTGTGGCTGGTTTACTTATTCCTTTTGGAATAATTTATGCACTGTTGCTTTTAGATACTAAGGTAAAAGGGCGTGAAGATGTTGCTCAAATTAGTTCTAAAGTCCCTATAGTAGGTGAAATTCCTAAAGTAAAATCCGACAATCTTATATTTAAAGATCCTGAGGATAAATCTGTATTATCAGAAGCATTTCGAATTTTAAGCTCTAATGTTAATTATATTTTACCAGTTAAAGAAGGTGATAAGGGAAAAGTGATTTACTGCACTTCTACAATAAAAGGGGAGGGAAAGACCTATATAAGTATTAACCTGTCTTTAGCATTATCTAGTATTAATAGGAAGGTGTTGCTAATTGGAGCGGATTTAAGAAATCCTCAAATTCATTCACACATTAAACAAGACAAACATAAGCCTGGATTATCTAATTACTTGCACGATGTTAATTATGACTGGAAAGATGCGTTGATTCAGGGTTTTGATAAACATAGTAATCACGATATTATTTTATCTGGAAGTATTCCTCCAAATCCTGCACAACTTTTAACAAATGGTCGTTTTAAGAAGTTAATAGAAGAGGCTAAAGACGTATACGATTATATTATTGTTGATACAGCTCCTACCATACTCGTAACAGATACGATGCTGATATCACAATTTGTAGATGCAACTATTTATTTAGTAAGAGCCAATTATACTGAGAAGAATTTATTGAATTTTTCTAAGGATTTACTCGAATCTGGTAAGTTGAAAAATATAGCTTATGTACTTAATGGTGTAGAGACTAATAAATCATATGGTTACGGTTATAACTATGGTTATAACTATGGTTATGGATCTAAATCTAAATAATTAGTTACTTATCATTAGCAATAGACTTTAAATTCTTAATTGTTGTTGTAGGATTAACACTTTTAAACACATGACTACCTGCGACAAAAGTATCTGCACCAGCTTCTACAAGCGCTTTAATATTTCTATCAGTAACACCGCCATCAATTTCAATCCGTGTGTTTAAATCCTGTTCTCTAATCATTTGGCGAAGTCGTTTTACACGCTTGTATGTAATGTTTTCAAACTTTTGACCTCCGAAACCTGGATTGATTGACATTAATAATATCATAAAACATTCTGGTAGAATGTCTTCTAAAACAGTTAGAGGAGTAGTTATATTAAGTACAACACCTGCTTTACAACCTGCATCTTTAATTTGTCTTAAAGTTCTATGCAGATGAACTGTAGATTCGTAATGTACGGTGATGATATCAGCACCAACCTTAGCAAATTCTTCAATATAACGTTCTGGTTTTTCTATCATTAAGTGAACGTCTAATGGCTTAGTAGCATGTTTTTTGATTGCCGCTATAACTGGCATTCCATAAGAGATGTTAGGTACAAAATGTCCATCCATAACATCAATATGAAACCAGTCCGCCTCACTATTATTTACCATTTCTGTATCACGTTGAAGGTTGCCAAAATCGGCAGCAAGCATTGAAGGAGCAATTAATTTTGAAGCCATTATATAGAAGTTCTGTTTGGTTTGGGT
Coding sequences within:
- a CDS encoding polysaccharide biosynthesis/export family protein, translated to MYLQDIEQFSNKDIIYSNAVIQPNDVLSITVGALIPESAIPYNKVNNNSGGASVELMQLQGYLVSENLTINFPVLGRLSVANKTTQEFADYLKKSLEEGGHIKNPDIDVRLINAKVTVLGQVNQPGTFNFTEQNITLLQAIGYAGDLTINGKRDDIILMREEKGVRQITHIDLTSADWLNGPYNFIKPNDVIVVNPNNPKVKSAGFVGNVGTLISVVSILFSTIVLITR
- a CDS encoding GumC family protein; the protein is MSGIKESTAIKTTDQGEFIKKEIRKYLRYWIWFVFGLILSYSVAFLYLRYTPKVYKSSAKIKILNKTKGLEMPSSAFVFNRSNINLENEIEILKSYRIIEQVVKRIDLTQRFYEEGNVLTTEIDRLPFQFLRKIDNDSVRGSSSYNISITPDAFEITVGNKTDLLVFTDFDTTKTTHNLPFELSLNNKSKISDLQGKTYIVKFASASAVTKSLKGGVTINMVGKGSDLLQLNYSSQSIGKNERILNTLIDVFNEDGINDRQEISRRTIDFIEERFLLLAEELDSIEIGIKDFKQKNNLITVESDAELGLSQRTQSEEELFDVEGQLMLSDLLKETLSAPNNTKSDLLPANIGLSNTSINGLVSNYNSLVFERDNLATSAGNNNPSVIILNERLSDLKSNINTSIASYKTQLEASKQQLIRKNRKFSSQVYSLPAKEKTILEIKRQQEIKQSLYLFLLQKREEAAINLAITEPSIKVVEYAISGGNPISPNSRSTYLLALVAGLLIPFGIIYALLLLDTKVKGREDVAQISSKVPIVGEIPKVKSDNLIFKDPEDKSVLSEAFRILSSNVNYILPVKEGDKGKVIYCTSTIKGEGKTYISINLSLALSSINRKVLLIGADLRNPQIHSHIKQDKHKPGLSNYLHDVNYDWKDALIQGFDKHSNHDIILSGSIPPNPAQLLTNGRFKKLIEEAKDVYDYIIVDTAPTILVTDTMLISQFVDATIYLVRANYTEKNLLNFSKDLLESGKLKNIAYVLNGVETNKSYGYGYNYGYNYGYGSKSK
- the rpe gene encoding ribulose-phosphate 3-epimerase — translated: MASKLIAPSMLAADFGNLQRDTEMVNNSEADWFHIDVMDGHFVPNISYGMPVIAAIKKHATKPLDVHLMIEKPERYIEEFAKVGADIITVHYESTVHLHRTLRQIKDAGCKAGVVLNITTPLTVLEDILPECFMILLMSINPGFGGQKFENITYKRVKRLRQMIREQDLNTRIEIDGGVTDRNIKALVEAGADTFVAGSHVFKSVNPTTTIKNLKSIANDK